The Larus michahellis chromosome 9, bLarMic1.1, whole genome shotgun sequence genome contains the following window.
GTGCTGGAGCGGGCGAGCTGGCCCAGCAGCCCGGGGGGGCCGGCACCGCAGCACCGGTGGCCCCGCTGCATCGGGTCCCTCCAACTCGCCCCTGGTGGCTCCCGCGGAggctctgtgtttgtttttgtagCATCTCCAGGCACTGGAAGCCCCGGTtcaagcccagcccagcccagcgctgccctTCCCGCAGGATGAGGCACGTCCAGCTCTGTGGCTGGAACCCGTCCCCTCCCAGCGCTGGCTGAGCATCAGCCACGCTCACGCTGCAGGATCCACCAGCCAAAATGCAGCGCAAGGCAGCCTCCGGACCCAGGGGCCGTGGGTCGACAGGTCCCGCTCGCTGCTTCAGGTGGTCCCAGCCACAAACCCACCGGCTCCGTGAGGCCTGAGCTGTTTTCAGACCTGGTGGCCTCGGTCCTCTGCAGGAGCAGCACCCCTGGAAGGGACTGTCTGGGTGCCATCATCATCCCAGCCCCGGTGGGGAGCGTCGCTCCCACTCGGGGGCAGCTGAGGAGGTCCCAGCCcagcttgggggtgctggggacaccacgcaccacagcagggacagcagacAGGAGGAGATGGTCCTTTGCCACGGAGCGGGTCAAACGTGGGGACAGAGACCAGAGAAGTGCATGGAGCTCCCCATCCTTGCAGACAATCCAACGGCTGAAGGGCACCATGCTGAAGCCCCTGCTCTCAGCCCGAAGCCAGCTCTGCTCCAACTGGCCCTGGGACTCGAAGCCCCCCAAGACCCTTCCCAGCCGTGGGACTCTGAGCAtcccggggctgggagccgggggagccgggctgggTCCCAGGGCAGCCCATCGCGCCCAgccggggctgggaaggaggcgGGCAGAGCCCTGGGCCCAGGCAGACGAGGAAGAGGGACGGCGGTGCCGCAGGGCCCCGGCTGTCCCCAGCAAAGCACGGTGGCAGAGGAGCCCAGaggggagcccagggctggcTGCGGCAGGTGGAGGCGCGGGCAGAGGGTGCCCCACGCCGGGCACTGCCTTCCCCTGGCTCTGGGGCACTTTGGCTTTTactaaaacaaacaagaaatggCCCCTACCCCCCCCGAGACgcccccaggggctgggggtgaaggTTTCCCACGGCttttggggcaggcagggcagagggaagctgGGCTCCGAGCTGGGGCCACCAGCCCAGTGAGGGGCTCTCCGGCGTCACAGCACGGAAATGCTCTccacttcctttccctttttttttttttcttttttttttttttttttttccagcccagGGTAAATTCATGCAACACCCCCACAGCCCCGTCCGCAGGCCAGCGCTATCTGGCCACCCCAGGGTGCTGCGCGGGGCCAGCAACAGCGGGGCCGGGTCCCTGGCGCGGTGGCGGCGCAGGCAGCACCCGGCCCCGCATCCCAGGCAGAGCCGACACCCCCCACGCCCCGGGAAGGgtgccagcacccacagcagaAGAGCCCTGCGTAGTTTTGGGGTGGGAATCAGGGAGTCGCAGGGCGCCCCCTCCCAACCCCGTGGGTACCTGTGGCCCAGCCCCACAGGatgcccccccttccccgctcTGACCGGGCTGCAGGGGAGAAGGGTGACGGCGGCAGCTCTGTCCCAGCCCCGGGGGACAGGCAGCAGCCCGGGGACCCGGCCTGGCTGCGGTGCCAGTGTGGGAGGAGGCGTCCCCGGAGCCAGGGACGTGtttcctgggagcagcagcagctccagctcctcgtCTGGGGCTGGGGCGTGTTTCTCGGGCTGGCATGAGCGCAGCACACGTGGGAAGAGAGGCCTGGAgcgctccctgcccgctcctgtTTCACCATAAGGCTCCGGCACATCCCTCCGCTAGTGCCGGACGCACCAAGCACCCCGAGCACCCTGCGTCACcctgggagggctgggctgggcagggaggctgggctCAGCGGCAGGAAGAGGGCAGGGTGGCTGCGCCAGGGGCAGAGCCAGCTCCCAGCGCCTGCACAAGGGCAGCGCCGCACACAGACCCCTTTTCCAGCTGAGGGGGTTTGTCAGAGCGGGGCAGAAggtgctctggagctgcaggtggACCCCAGGAGGGGCGGCCCGGGGCCGGGCTCAGCACAGCAGGGCTGTCAGAAAGCCCCTTTagccaagattaaaaaaataaaatatctatgttatattatatataaaaaataggggtatgaaagacaaaaaaaacccagggcaAGTGAAACCCGGCCCCGAGGGAGCACCGGCGGCTGCTCCACCCCCTCGCCGCACTCCAGCCCCTCGCCGTAGCTCCCCGGCCTGCCCCGCAGCACGCTGGTCACGTCACACCAGGCCAAGCCACCCTGCCCCGCACGGGGCCCCAAGGACAGGCAGGAGGGCACAGCTGTCCCGTGCCGGGCGCTGCCTGGGCAGGCACCAGAGTGCGCAGGCAAGGCAGGCCAGGAGCTTGTTTATTGCAGGGGAAGTGGCAGAAGGTACTGGACAGAACCAGGAGCCTCTCCCGGTTCCTCCGCCTGCTCCAGTCCAAGCACCAGGGACACACGGGCATGGAGCTACCGCACTCTCTTGCGCGGGCGACGAAAGGGCTGCTCTTGCCGCTTGGGCTCAATTTCTAGCGCTGGCTTGGCTCCACTGCCAGCCGTGGCAGCCACATCGGCGACATCCTCGGCAGAGATGGGCTGGATGATGTGGCCTGCTCGGGTAACGACGCGGGGGGCGGTCAGCTTCTGGAAAGCACGCTGCGTGTTCCAGGTGGGGCCCATCGGCATCCGGATGCTCTGCTCAAACTGCTGGTGCCTCTCAAAGGGGAAGGGCAGCTCGCTGACCTGCGGGGAAAGAGGGCAGGGGGGTAACCCCCACAGCGACCCAGCCCAGCACCGCAGGGGCTGCTCTCATCCCACGCTGCTGCCGATTCCCACTCGTCCAGGACACGCTCACACTGTGCTTCCAggcccctgccccgctgcccacccccctccatcccctccagcagagcccaggaAGGTGGCAGCAGCTGTCAAGGGAGCAGTCCTGAAAATTCCTCTTCCCTCCATCACCCTACTGGCCTCTGGGTCATCAAAGCTGGAAACTACGTGGCTAGGCAGGGATTCAGGATGCTCTGGGAACGGGACACAGGACGGTTCTGGGCCAGCCTGGGTGCTGGAGCGCTCGCTGCTGCCAATCACAGAGGCTGGGCATCACCCACCTGATGTGCTGCCGCGTGGATGTTGCGCTTCTCGCTCATGATGACGTGTGGCAAGTGCTTGTCCTTCCTGGGAGGCGCCGGGGGCGGCTTGAGCAGGAACCTGCCGGGCAAGCAAAGACGTCAGGCCCTGGTGCTGGGCCGAGGCACATTGCTGCAGCCCTTCCACACTTACCGTTTTCTTTTCTTGGCGCTGGGTTTCAGTCCGGTGCCTCCCCACTCgccccagcccggcagcaccAAGTTCACCGGCTGcggcttcccagcctcctctgccTTGCGCTTCTCCCGGCGGAAGTCAGCGACCACGTCGTCCCCAGCAAAGGCCTCTGTGATGACCCCTCTTTGGTCGATGCCACCCTCCTGTGGAGAGAGGAGTCAGTGCCCTGCAGTCAGCCTGGCCCTGGGACCAAGGGGCAAGCTCATCTCATCCCGCTGACCTCCTCCTCCACGACCACAGGTAGGCTGGGGCACTGAGCCTCCTGGGACTtcccagccagcacagcctgcAGGCTAATCATCTTCTTCTTGGCCGGCGGCTTCTTGTCATGattgtccccagctctgccttccttcTGCTGCCGCACTCCCTTCTCTGCTCTTGGGGCTGTTGGCTTCTCCTGCTCTTCCACACGCTCCTCTGAGGCCAGAGCCTCAACATCCTCCATCGTCCGCACCCGGCCCAGCTGCTCCGACAGCAGTGTCTCCTCCTGGGCCTGGGCAGGCTGCTCAATCCCCAGGCTCGTCTGCTCCTCGGCACAGACGGGGTGGATGGGGCTGTTCCCCGGCAGTTCAGTAACCACCTCCGTCTCATCAGCACCTACGGATTGAGGCAACAGGTGAGAAACAGTCacccaggagcagggagggagagagcaggacaGCAGAAAACAGCCCCCACGACCCCCTTTCCTTTGCTCGACTCTGCAGCACACCAGACCTGCACTGCCCGGGGCTGTGAGCTCCTCACGTTGTCCCTCagggctccctgcctgctgctgtcgCGCGTGTCGTTTCTGCTCAAAGCCTTGCAGCAGAGCTTCCTCCTCtgacatctcctcctcctctgacatcTCCTCCTTGCTCTCCGCAGCACCAGGCACCGCAACGTCTTCAAGACGCTCCTGCACCTCAGGCTCCTCGGCTGGGCCGCTGGGTTTGCCCAGCATCCAGGGATTAGCTGTGTTGGCACCCGCAGGGACGGTGGGGACGGTCACCGACGTGAGGTCCTCCTCGGGCACATCACCTGGCtcctcctcaggcagctccacccGCACCTTCTGCATCAACTCCTTGTTCCTGGCCAGCTGCTCCTGCATGGCCTTGCGGGCCTGGGAGGGGATTGACATGTTTCTAACACAGGCCAGAAACAACATGCCCACCTTCCTTGCCCCACCTCAGCTGTCTCCCCATTCCCCACCCTGCATCGgggaccttattgtggcctttcaacaTGTAAAAGGGATTTATAAGAACAGAGAGACTTtgtaccaaggcctgtagtgacaggacaagggacaatgattttaaactgaacgagggcaggtttaggttggacataaggaagaagtGTTTTAcactgagggcagtgagcccctggcccaggttgcccagagaagctgtggctgccccatccctggaggggttcaaggccaggttggacggggcttggagcaacctgggctggtgggaggtgtccctgcccagggcagggggtgccactgggtgggctttaaggtcccttcaacccaaaccattctgtgatctcaCCTCCAGGTCATACTTAGCCATAATGGCCCTGGAGCGGGCCCATTTTCCCTTGTTCTGGTGCTTAAGACTCATCCGCTCCTaggtggaagaggaagagagaagcatCAGAAAGAGCACGCTCAGAAGAGGGGACTTCCCAAGGGGTGGGGGAGAAACGCAGAAGCAGCACCTGCATcctgagctgctccagctcctccagctttgCCAAGGCGGCCTCAGGGTCCGACTTGTGCAGCAGCTCAAACTCCTTTAAAGCTTTGCgtctcttgctttttttcagcACACGATGGTACCTGCAGCACAAGGGCAGAGAGCCAGGGAGTGAGACCCCATGGTGCTGGGAAGGCCCTTGGGAACACAGTGCTGTTTTCGGCAGGAGGCTGCCTGATACGTCACAGATCCCGGGGAGGACAGCGGCCGCTCTGCCTTCCTCCATGTTTTGGCCATACCCATGCACTGGGGTCGGCTCCAGCGCCGAGGCCAAGACCCTGCCCTTTCCCACCACACCAAGCCCAGCAAAGGCACAGCCTTACTTCTTGCTCTTGATCCTCTTCTCTCGCCGAGCCTTGGCTTCGTAGTAGGACTGCAGAGCCCGAgccttctgcagctctgcccgcCGCTGTCGGGCCTGCCAGGGAGCACAGAGTGAGGGCAGGCGCCAAGAGGAGGCGTTCAGAGCCAGGGCACGGCACGGGGGCAAAGCACTTACCTCCTCCAAGCTCATTGCCTGCAGCGAGGCTGTCTCCTCCGGCGTCAGGAGCGGGTCTGTGATGGGCTGCTGCGTTCTGTGGAGCAGTCCAAAGATCTCCTGCTCCAGGGGAGTTCGGGCCTGTTGGGACAGAATAGAAACCGCAAGAGCACGATGAGACGAGAAGAACTGCAAGAGCCAACACTCCCCCAGACGTCCCCATCCTTCCTGGTGCCTCTGAGCAGGTCCACAGGAGGGCCCAGAGAAGCGTGTCCCCTTCCTCGTGGGCGCTGGGGTCACAGCCCTGCTCACGGGTCCCACACAACAGCC
Protein-coding sequences here:
- the UTP14A gene encoding U3 small nucleolar RNA-associated protein 14 homolog A, which produces MAEEWLGVEAAVSASEGEDEGQEDGERRHRQLLEAVSSLSGRRRRKLAERTEASVQVSEFNVSCKGAGEKLVLSELLQPIRPKSALSSVKKELTRVKQKKAVELPLSKEEAKRVVREAAYVGTSKDVGKWQQVVLQNRRAEQLVFPLKQEIATVVPLERVTSAWKARTPLEQEIFGLLHRTQQPITDPLLTPEETASLQAMSLEEARQRRAELQKARALQSYYEAKARREKRIKSKKYHRVLKKSKRRKALKEFELLHKSDPEAALAKLEELEQLRMQERMSLKHQNKGKWARSRAIMAKYDLEARKAMQEQLARNKELMQKVRVELPEEEPGDVPEEDLTSVTVPTVPAGANTANPWMLGKPSGPAEEPEVQERLEDVAVPGAAESKEEMSEEEEMSEEEALLQGFEQKRHARQQQAGSPEGQREELTAPGSAGADETEVVTELPGNSPIHPVCAEEQTSLGIEQPAQAQEETLLSEQLGRVRTMEDVEALASEERVEEQEKPTAPRAEKGVRQQKEGRAGDNHDKKPPAKKKMISLQAVLAGKSQEAQCPSLPVVVEEEEGGIDQRGVITEAFAGDDVVADFRREKRKAEEAGKPQPVNLVLPGWGEWGGTGLKPSAKKRKRFLLKPPPAPPRKDKHLPHVIMSEKRNIHAAAHQVSELPFPFERHQQFEQSIRMPMGPTWNTQRAFQKLTAPRVVTRAGHIIQPISAEDVADVAATAGSGAKPALEIEPKRQEQPFRRPRKRVR